The Chryseobacterium indicum genome contains a region encoding:
- a CDS encoding TolC family protein codes for MKKVLTIILGLSCLAVNAQKKWSLRECVDYATKHNLQVIQNEYSKQSQDLNLKIAKKNYLPSVSGSVGNTVSFGQTSFGTGSLRNDRFSNSANLGADILVYNNGRLEKTIRKTEFDVEASQYDIETIKNDISLQIAQQYLTTLLNKEIVKISQAAVENAQKQYDRSKITTEIGTTAQTVLAEAEAGLAREKQNLKTAEINVGRSLFALAQLLQLQEYKDFDVEDVNVSDQLAPQLKSVDEVLTTAYETQPQVKAAESRIKAAEAQTEVSKTAFWPTVTASAGIGSFYNNLLNTDNVGSALFYVKEQGFFSQYKDNFGQQAALSVNIPIFNKGITKLQVEQSKLNESLAKVTLEQQKQTVRQNVQKAQFDVDANYEIYLSSLQAEKSTKLALEFADKSYAAGRSTIYDVNIARNNYANAQGSVAQAKYNYVFSLKLLNFYAGIPLSL; via the coding sequence ATGAAAAAGGTTTTGACTATTATTTTGGGATTATCTTGTCTGGCTGTAAATGCCCAGAAAAAATGGTCTTTGAGAGAATGTGTGGATTATGCGACCAAACATAATCTTCAGGTGATCCAAAATGAATATTCGAAACAGTCTCAGGATCTGAATCTGAAAATTGCAAAGAAAAATTACCTTCCGTCTGTTTCCGGTTCTGTGGGGAATACGGTGAGCTTCGGGCAGACTTCTTTTGGTACGGGAAGTTTAAGAAACGACAGATTCAGTAACAGCGCAAATCTTGGCGCAGATATTTTGGTTTACAATAACGGAAGGTTGGAAAAAACCATCAGAAAAACGGAATTTGACGTTGAAGCCAGCCAATATGATATTGAAACCATTAAAAACGATATTTCTCTTCAGATTGCACAGCAGTATTTAACAACATTATTGAATAAAGAAATTGTAAAGATTTCTCAGGCGGCTGTTGAAAACGCTCAGAAGCAATACGACAGATCAAAAATTACCACGGAGATCGGAACAACAGCACAAACGGTTTTAGCAGAAGCAGAAGCCGGATTGGCAAGAGAAAAACAAAACCTGAAAACAGCCGAAATTAATGTGGGAAGAAGCTTGTTTGCTTTAGCACAGCTTTTACAGCTTCAGGAATATAAAGATTTCGATGTAGAAGACGTAAATGTTTCAGATCAACTGGCTCCTCAGCTAAAATCAGTAGATGAGGTTTTAACGACGGCTTACGAAACGCAGCCACAGGTAAAAGCTGCAGAAAGCAGAATAAAAGCCGCAGAAGCACAGACGGAAGTTTCTAAAACCGCTTTTTGGCCAACTGTTACGGCAAGTGCAGGAATAGGATCTTTCTACAATAACCTTTTAAATACAGATAATGTAGGTTCCGCTCTTTTCTATGTGAAAGAGCAGGGATTCTTTTCTCAATATAAAGATAATTTCGGACAGCAGGCAGCCCTTTCTGTTAATATCCCGATCTTCAATAAAGGAATTACAAAACTTCAGGTAGAACAGTCTAAACTGAATGAAAGTCTGGCTAAAGTAACTTTGGAACAGCAGAAACAGACCGTAAGACAGAATGTTCAGAAAGCACAGTTCGATGTGGATGCGAATTATGAAATCTATCTGTCATCACTTCAGGCAGAGAAAAGCACCAAACTTGCATTGGAGTTTGCAGATAAAAGTTATGCAGCAGGAAGATCTACCATTTATGATGTAAATATTGCAAGAAACAATTACGCCAATGCACAGGGTTCCGTAGCGCAGGCAAAATATAATTATGTTTTCAGCCTTAAATTGTTGAATTTCTATGCAGGAATTCCATTAAGTTTGTAA
- a CDS encoding bifunctional folylpolyglutamate synthase/dihydrofolate synthase, whose amino-acid sequence MTNEQYQEAVEWLFVQAPNYQTDGQKAYKPGLDNIIKLCDFFGNPQEKIKCIHIGGTNGKGSSSNMLASVLQQSGYKVGLYNSPHLIDFTERIKVNGKNCDKEFVFNFIRKLKNLPDNIRPSFFEFTTIMAFEYFYQHNVDFAIIEVGLGGRLDSTNIIKPLVSAITNVQLDHQNILGDTIEEIAGEKAGIVKAGVPIISGDENEAVKNIIKNKADKENATFVDATLLKTDLESDLKGNYQEKNIKVVLCLIDELRKLNYTISDENIEKGLLHVHQNTGFIGRWFQFSENPLTICDTGHNQAGLEYVFSQLNSIDKHKHIILGFVNDKKIDDVMKILPDNSQFYFAKPAIHRGRHPEDYENLLVDAKIFYKIFDSVQQAYLSAKEQCTNEEMIFIGGSNFVVGEFLEKNLEISK is encoded by the coding sequence ATGACAAACGAACAGTATCAGGAAGCGGTAGAATGGCTTTTCGTTCAGGCTCCTAATTATCAGACAGACGGGCAGAAAGCTTACAAGCCGGGATTGGACAATATTATAAAACTTTGCGATTTTTTTGGAAATCCTCAGGAAAAGATAAAATGCATTCACATTGGCGGAACGAACGGCAAAGGTTCTTCCAGTAATATGCTGGCTTCGGTTCTACAGCAATCGGGATATAAAGTAGGTCTGTATAATTCTCCCCATCTTATTGATTTTACAGAGCGAATTAAAGTGAACGGAAAAAACTGCGACAAGGAATTTGTATTTAATTTCATCCGGAAACTGAAAAATCTTCCTGACAATATTCGTCCTTCCTTTTTCGAATTTACCACGATCATGGCTTTTGAATATTTTTATCAGCATAATGTAGATTTTGCGATTATAGAAGTCGGTTTAGGAGGCAGACTGGATTCTACCAACATCATCAAACCTTTGGTTTCAGCCATTACGAATGTACAGCTGGATCACCAGAATATTTTAGGAGATACTATTGAAGAAATTGCAGGAGAAAAAGCAGGAATCGTAAAAGCGGGAGTTCCTATTATTTCCGGAGATGAAAACGAGGCTGTAAAAAATATCATTAAAAATAAAGCTGACAAAGAAAATGCAACTTTTGTTGATGCTACCCTGCTAAAAACAGATTTAGAATCTGATTTAAAAGGAAATTATCAAGAGAAAAACATTAAGGTCGTATTATGTTTAATTGATGAATTAAGAAAATTAAATTACACCATTTCCGATGAAAATATTGAAAAAGGGCTTCTTCATGTTCACCAAAACACAGGATTTATCGGTCGATGGTTCCAGTTTTCAGAAAATCCATTGACGATTTGCGACACAGGACACAATCAGGCAGGTCTGGAATATGTTTTTTCACAATTAAATTCCATCGATAAGCACAAACATATTATTTTAGGCTTCGTGAATGACAAAAAAATAGACGACGTCATGAAAATTTTACCTGACAATTCTCAGTTTTATTTTGCAAAACCAGCCATCCATCGCGGAAGACACCCTGAAGATTATGAAAATTTACTGGTTGATGCAAAAATTTTTTACAAAATTTTCGATTCTGTACAACAGGCGTATCTTTCTGCAAAAGAGCAATGTACAAATGAAGAAATGATTTTTATCGGCGGAAGCAACTTTGTAGTGGGAGAATTTTTAGAAAAAAATTTGGAGATTTCTAAATAA
- a CDS encoding glycosyltransferase family 9 protein: MTRILAYRFSAFGDVAMTAPVFREFLEQNPDVEIVMVSRKNFEALFADIPNVIFKGVNLDDYKGFFGLRRLANELIKEFHPDLIANLHDVIRTKILDKIYRRKGLKVFKINKGKEEKEDLTNVWNLNKVQLKKTVERYADVFRDMGFKVELSHKLRPISIEKSGIGFAPFAQHRGKMLPLEKSFELAKILAQKQTVYFFGGGKSETETLEQWEREIPNTLSLAGKLSLEEELHKISQLELMVSMDSANMHLASLMGTRCVSVWGQTHPFAGFLGFGQREEDVVQVKDLTCRPCSVFGDKECYRGDWACLEELHVQKIVEKIL; this comes from the coding sequence GTGACCCGAATTTTAGCATACCGTTTTTCTGCTTTTGGGGATGTCGCGATGACAGCTCCCGTTTTCCGTGAGTTTTTGGAGCAAAATCCCGATGTGGAAATTGTAATGGTTTCCCGAAAGAATTTTGAAGCTTTATTTGCTGATATTCCGAATGTTATATTCAAAGGAGTGAACCTTGATGATTATAAAGGGTTCTTCGGATTGAGGCGTCTTGCCAATGAATTGATTAAAGAGTTTCATCCGGATCTTATTGCTAATCTCCATGATGTAATACGCACTAAAATTCTGGATAAAATTTACAGAAGAAAAGGGCTTAAAGTATTCAAAATCAATAAAGGAAAGGAAGAAAAAGAAGACCTTACGAATGTATGGAATTTAAATAAAGTTCAGCTTAAGAAAACCGTAGAACGTTATGCGGATGTTTTTCGGGACATGGGCTTTAAAGTTGAACTTTCTCATAAATTGAGGCCTATTTCTATTGAGAAATCTGGAATTGGATTTGCACCTTTTGCTCAGCATCGCGGAAAAATGCTTCCGCTTGAAAAATCTTTTGAGTTGGCTAAAATTTTAGCACAAAAACAGACGGTATATTTTTTCGGAGGAGGAAAATCTGAAACCGAAACGCTGGAGCAGTGGGAGAGGGAAATTCCGAATACCTTAAGTTTGGCCGGAAAGTTGAGCCTTGAAGAGGAATTACATAAAATTTCTCAGTTAGAATTGATGGTTTCCATGGATTCTGCAAACATGCACCTCGCTAGTCTTATGGGTACAAGATGCGTTTCCGTTTGGGGACAGACTCATCCTTTTGCGGGCTTTTTAGGATTCGGACAAAGGGAAGAAGATGTGGTTCAGGTGAAAGATCTTACTTGCAGACCTTGTTCTGTTTTTGGAGATAAAGAATGCTATCGCGGAGACTGGGCTTGTCTGGAAGAACTTCACGTACAGAAAATAGTGGAAAAGATTTTATAA
- a CDS encoding SufE family protein, translating into MTIKEKQQEIIDEFAFLEDWEQKYEYIIDLGKELKGLSDDKKTEENLIKGCQSKVWIDAEFKDGKLFFKADSDGILPKGIVSLLVSIYSGHSTQEILDSDFEFISEIGLQEFLSPSRANGLMAMTKQIKFYAVAYQLKS; encoded by the coding sequence ATGACTATTAAAGAAAAACAGCAGGAAATCATCGACGAATTTGCTTTTCTTGAAGACTGGGAGCAGAAATACGAATATATTATCGATCTTGGAAAAGAGCTGAAAGGTCTTTCTGATGACAAGAAAACGGAAGAAAACCTGATCAAGGGCTGTCAGAGTAAAGTCTGGATTGATGCCGAATTTAAGGATGGAAAGCTGTTTTTTAAGGCAGATTCGGACGGGATTTTGCCGAAAGGTATTGTTTCGCTTCTGGTAAGCATTTACAGCGGTCATTCTACACAGGAAATTCTGGACTCTGATTTTGAGTTTATTTCTGAAATTGGTTTGCAAGAGTTTCTTTCTCCTTCCAGAGCCAATGGTTTAATGGCTATGACGAAGCAGATTAAATTTTACGCAGTCGCATATCAACTGAAGTCTTAA
- a CDS encoding glycosyltransferase: MKKKIITSAFSNLYTDQRIEKVCKTLFDSGYNIELIGNDWGGNEKMERPYPFERIKIKSKTLKTAYFEFNWKLYKELKKKADKNTILHANDIDALLPNYLISKKLNIPLVFDSHEIFTEMPAIQNKLSQKVWRVLEKSIVPKIKFMMTESESYAEWFKEKYKVNPVVVRNIPREIISTPEIPENNPKIILYQGAVNQSRGIDKVIIAMHSIQNAVLKIAGDGPKKKEYENLVIKEKLQDKVVFLGKLKPENLREVTKTADTGFSLEENNGVSYYYSLPNKVCDYIQSRVPLVMINFPEMLRIKKQFDIGEVVTDHDPEKIAAALNKVLERGRLNYKTELEKAAKVFCWENEETKILQLFEKASL; encoded by the coding sequence ATGAAGAAGAAAATAATAACCTCGGCATTCAGCAATCTTTATACGGATCAGAGAATAGAGAAAGTATGCAAAACCCTTTTCGACAGCGGGTATAATATAGAACTTATAGGGAATGACTGGGGAGGAAACGAAAAAATGGAGCGCCCGTATCCGTTTGAAAGAATAAAAATAAAATCTAAGACTTTAAAAACGGCATATTTTGAGTTTAACTGGAAGCTTTATAAGGAATTAAAGAAAAAAGCTGACAAAAATACAATTCTTCATGCCAATGATATAGATGCGCTTCTGCCAAATTATCTTATTTCAAAAAAATTAAATATTCCTTTGGTTTTTGATAGTCATGAAATTTTTACGGAAATGCCTGCAATACAGAATAAGCTTTCACAAAAGGTTTGGAGGGTATTGGAAAAAAGCATTGTGCCCAAAATTAAATTCATGATGACAGAGAGTGAAAGCTATGCCGAATGGTTTAAGGAAAAATATAAAGTAAATCCTGTTGTTGTAAGAAATATTCCAAGAGAAATTATTTCTACTCCCGAAATTCCGGAAAATAATCCTAAAATAATTCTTTATCAGGGAGCAGTTAACCAATCCCGTGGAATTGATAAAGTCATCATTGCTATGCATTCTATTCAGAATGCCGTTCTCAAAATTGCCGGAGATGGTCCTAAGAAAAAAGAGTATGAAAATCTTGTCATAAAGGAAAAACTTCAGGATAAAGTTGTGTTTCTTGGAAAGCTAAAGCCGGAAAATCTTAGAGAAGTAACAAAAACAGCAGATACAGGATTCAGTCTGGAAGAAAATAATGGGGTGAGTTATTACTATTCTCTTCCCAATAAAGTCTGCGATTATATACAATCCAGAGTACCGTTGGTGATGATCAATTTCCCTGAAATGCTTCGTATAAAAAAGCAGTTTGATATAGGTGAAGTTGTTACAGATCATGATCCGGAGAAAATAGCTGCGGCTTTGAATAAAGTTCTTGAAAGGGGACGCCTAAACTATAAAACTGAGCTTGAAAAAGCGGCAAAGGTATTTTGTTGGGAAAACGAGGAAACCAAAATCTTACAGCTTTTTGAAAAAGCTTCTCTTTAG
- a CDS encoding uroporphyrinogen decarboxylase — translation MNSDFASYIGYSASVFIVLSFILKDVRKIRLVNMFGCICFVIYGIFSGMLWPVIIPNGLICFIQMYYLIFGKKN, via the coding sequence ATGAATTCTGATTTTGCTAGCTATATAGGATATTCTGCATCTGTTTTTATTGTATTGAGTTTCATCTTGAAAGATGTAAGAAAAATCAGGCTCGTAAATATGTTCGGCTGTATATGTTTTGTCATTTACGGAATATTTAGCGGGATGCTCTGGCCGGTAATTATTCCGAATGGACTTATCTGTTTTATTCAGATGTATTATCTAATATTTGGTAAGAAAAATTAA
- a CDS encoding ATP-dependent Clp protease ATP-binding subunit produces the protein MDYKFSQGLSQVFKQSKSEAKRLKSEFLNTEHLLLGIIKTENSAKEILQNLNADLTQIRRKIETLNTASLNPISEEVTNISFTKMADHAIKRAELECRQYKSNEINTVHLLLGILYKYEDPTSTILGAYDIDYEGVSKEYQTMLKNSGQAPQMSAYDDDDEREDFEQMRKPTGNLGSAKSKTPTLDNFGRDLTSLARDGKLDPVIGREKEIERVSQILSRRKKNNPLLIGEPGVGKSAIAEGLALRIQQKKVSRVLYGKRVITLDLASLVAGTKYRGQFEERMKAIMTELEKNRDVILFIDELHTIVGAGSSTGSLDASNMFKPALARGEIQCIGATTLDEYRQYIEKDGALERRFQKVMVEPTSIDETVQILNQIKDKYEEHHNVIYTPEAIAACVNLTSRYITDRFLPDKAIDAMDEAGSRVYIKNMKVPTEIIDFEKKIEEIKELKQKAVKAQDYLEARKLKDEEERLQMELNSAQDKWDKDVKEKKETVTEENVAEVVSMMSGVPVTKVGKNELDKLAGMDGNLNGKVIGQEDAVKKVVKAIQRNRAGLKDPNRPIGTFIFLGTTGVGKTELAKVMARELFESDESLIRIDMSEYMEKFAVSRLVGAPPGYVGYEEGGQLTEAVRRKPYAVVLLDEIEKAHPDVFNILLQILDEGHVTDSLGRKIDFRNTIIILTSNIGTRDLKDFGDGVGFGTSAKKSTTDSRARSTIENALKKAFSPEFLNRIDDIVIFNSLEKEDIKKIIDLELNKLYSRLEKLGYKVELTEEAKDFISEKGWDKDFGARPLKRAIQKYIEDLLAEMLVNKQLTEGETVVLDLNEAKDGLAGKSSKPKKSAAEKSSQS, from the coding sequence ATGGATTATAAGTTTTCACAAGGTTTGAGCCAGGTGTTCAAACAAAGCAAGAGCGAAGCGAAAAGGCTCAAGAGTGAATTTCTTAATACAGAACATCTACTTTTAGGTATTATAAAAACAGAAAACTCTGCAAAAGAAATCCTTCAAAACCTTAATGCGGATCTTACACAAATCAGAAGAAAAATTGAAACTTTAAATACAGCAAGTCTTAATCCTATTTCTGAGGAGGTTACCAATATTTCTTTCACGAAAATGGCAGATCATGCCATTAAACGTGCTGAGCTTGAATGCAGACAATACAAAAGCAATGAAATTAATACCGTTCATCTGCTTTTAGGCATTCTTTATAAATATGAGGACCCTACTTCTACAATATTAGGAGCTTATGATATTGATTACGAAGGAGTTTCAAAAGAATATCAGACTATGTTAAAAAATTCCGGACAGGCACCACAGATGAGTGCTTACGACGACGATGACGAAAGAGAGGACTTTGAGCAGATGAGAAAGCCTACAGGAAACTTAGGTTCTGCAAAAAGCAAAACGCCTACTTTGGATAACTTCGGCAGAGATTTAACTTCTCTGGCGAGAGATGGAAAGCTAGATCCCGTTATCGGTCGTGAAAAAGAAATTGAGAGAGTTTCTCAGATTCTTTCAAGAAGAAAGAAAAATAATCCTTTACTGATCGGTGAGCCCGGAGTTGGTAAATCTGCGATTGCAGAAGGTTTAGCTTTAAGAATCCAGCAGAAAAAAGTTTCCAGAGTTCTTTACGGAAAACGCGTAATCACTTTAGACCTTGCAAGTTTAGTTGCGGGAACAAAATACCGTGGTCAGTTTGAAGAGAGAATGAAGGCAATCATGACGGAACTGGAGAAAAACAGAGATGTTATCTTATTCATTGATGAGCTTCACACCATTGTAGGCGCAGGTAGCTCAACAGGTAGTTTAGATGCTTCCAACATGTTCAAACCGGCTCTGGCGAGAGGTGAAATTCAGTGCATCGGAGCGACAACGCTTGATGAATACCGTCAGTATATTGAAAAAGACGGCGCATTAGAAAGAAGATTTCAGAAAGTAATGGTGGAACCTACTTCTATTGACGAAACCGTTCAGATCTTAAATCAGATCAAAGATAAATACGAAGAACACCATAATGTAATTTATACACCTGAAGCAATTGCTGCGTGTGTGAATTTGACTTCAAGATATATTACAGACCGTTTCCTACCGGACAAAGCGATTGATGCGATGGACGAAGCTGGATCACGAGTTTATATCAAAAACATGAAAGTTCCTACCGAAATCATAGATTTTGAAAAGAAAATCGAAGAGATCAAGGAATTAAAACAAAAAGCAGTAAAAGCGCAGGACTATCTGGAAGCGAGAAAACTGAAAGATGAAGAAGAAAGACTTCAGATGGAACTGAATTCTGCTCAGGATAAATGGGACAAAGATGTAAAAGAGAAAAAAGAAACCGTAACAGAAGAAAATGTAGCGGAAGTAGTTTCTATGATGAGCGGTGTTCCTGTTACCAAAGTTGGTAAAAACGAACTGGATAAACTTGCCGGAATGGATGGAAATCTGAACGGGAAAGTAATTGGTCAGGAAGATGCTGTTAAAAAAGTTGTGAAAGCAATTCAAAGAAACAGAGCCGGTCTTAAAGATCCAAACCGTCCGATCGGAACCTTTATTTTCTTAGGAACAACAGGGGTTGGTAAAACCGAGCTGGCTAAAGTAATGGCAAGAGAACTCTTCGAATCTGATGAATCTTTAATCAGAATCGATATGAGTGAATACATGGAGAAATTTGCCGTTTCAAGATTGGTAGGTGCGCCTCCGGGATACGTTGGATATGAGGAAGGCGGACAGTTAACCGAAGCGGTAAGAAGAAAACCTTATGCTGTAGTTCTTTTGGATGAGATTGAAAAAGCGCATCCGGATGTATTCAATATCCTGTTGCAGATCTTAGATGAAGGACACGTAACCGACAGTTTAGGAAGAAAGATCGATTTCAGAAATACGATCATTATTCTTACTTCCAATATTGGAACCAGAGATCTTAAAGATTTCGGAGACGGAGTCGGATTCGGAACTTCTGCGAAAAAATCAACAACAGATTCCAGAGCGAGAAGTACGATTGAAAATGCACTTAAAAAAGCATTCTCGCCTGAATTCCTGAACAGAATTGATGATATCGTGATCTTTAATTCTCTTGAAAAAGAAGATATCAAGAAAATCATTGATCTTGAACTGAACAAATTGTATTCAAGATTAGAAAAATTAGGATACAAAGTGGAATTGACTGAAGAAGCAAAAGACTTTATTTCTGAAAAAGGATGGGATAAAGATTTCGGAGCAAGACCATTAAAACGTGCGATCCAGAAATATATTGAAGATTTATTGGCAGAAATGCTGGTAAACAAACAATTGACAGAAGGAGAAACGGTAGTTCTTGATCTGAATGAAGCAAAAGATGGTTTGGCAGGAAAAAGCTCTAAGCCAAAAAAATCTGCCGCAGAAAAGTCTTCTCAATCGTAA
- a CDS encoding Gfo/Idh/MocA family protein, with protein sequence MNISILGTGFMGKKHKAVLEQIPNIQINAEIDSHAESHSKTHFHSLEHFLEEKLHTDLVVVATPNHLHFQHAKTLLENGYNVLIEKPFVFNMEQASALREAAHQNNSHVFLVMQNRFSPVTLLLSEIVDSKKLGKIYNIQLNAFWNRGEQYYIKDSWKGKKNMDGGILYTQFSHLLDLLCYVFKDDFTVLFKDLTSFRNFNISEIEDTALLVLQGKTGTKVSVNFTTSVFEKNQETSLNIIAEKGTLKISGQYFNEITFQHIADCPDKFEITSTSNEQNLKEMYLEIFKSLRGEKNNAILLKDGLDLVDLLEKIYS encoded by the coding sequence ATGAATATTTCTATATTAGGAACAGGATTTATGGGGAAAAAGCATAAGGCGGTTCTTGAGCAGATTCCCAACATCCAGATTAATGCAGAAATAGATTCGCATGCAGAATCTCACTCCAAAACACACTTTCATTCTCTGGAGCATTTTCTGGAAGAAAAATTACATACAGATCTGGTTGTAGTGGCGACACCAAACCATCTGCATTTTCAGCATGCAAAAACATTATTAGAAAACGGATATAACGTACTGATTGAAAAGCCGTTTGTGTTTAATATGGAGCAGGCATCCGCTCTTCGAGAAGCAGCACATCAAAATAACAGTCATGTTTTTCTGGTGATGCAGAACAGATTTTCACCCGTAACTTTATTGCTAAGCGAAATTGTAGATTCTAAAAAATTAGGAAAGATATATAATATTCAGCTTAACGCTTTTTGGAACAGAGGTGAGCAATATTACATTAAAGATTCCTGGAAGGGAAAAAAGAATATGGACGGCGGCATCTTATATACTCAATTTTCTCACCTTCTGGATCTTTTGTGTTATGTTTTTAAAGACGATTTCACTGTTCTTTTCAAAGATTTAACCTCGTTTAGAAACTTTAATATCTCAGAAATTGAAGATACTGCCCTACTTGTTCTTCAGGGTAAAACAGGAACAAAGGTTTCCGTTAATTTCACCACTTCTGTTTTTGAAAAAAATCAGGAGACTTCGCTCAATATTATCGCAGAAAAAGGCACTCTTAAAATATCAGGGCAATATTTCAATGAAATTACGTTTCAGCATATTGCTGACTGCCCGGATAAATTTGAAATTACATCCACTTCCAATGAGCAAAATCTAAAGGAAATGTATCTGGAAATCTTCAAATCTTTACGAGGCGAAAAAAACAATGCTATTCTACTGAAAGACGGTCTAGATCTGGTTGATCTTCTGGAAAAAATTTATTCCTAA
- the mnmA gene encoding tRNA 2-thiouridine(34) synthase MnmA: MKVVVGLSGGVDSSVTAYLLQQQGHEVVALFMRNWNDASVTLEDECPWIEDSNDALMVAQKLGIPFQVIDMSDLYKERIVDYMFDEYQKGRTPNPDVLCNREVKFDVFMKTAMSLGADKVATGHYARVDSTIDENGKEIFHLLAGKDNNKDQSYFLCQLSQDQLSKALFPIGELTKPQVREIAKEIGLVTADKKDSQGLCFIGKVSLPQFLQQQLIPKEGEIIEIFKDSPLFAEEIPEFSSKQEELEYLSRKINYKKTDGKVIGKHQGAQFFTIGQSKGLGIGGHKESCFIISRDMENNILFVGEGHQFPGLLKRALKIDNSELHWVREDLRLKNGESMEVMARFRYRQPLQKATLYQFEEGFYVEFEEAQSAIAEGQFASWYIGEELIGSGVIS, translated from the coding sequence ATGAAAGTAGTAGTAGGATTATCCGGAGGTGTGGATTCCAGTGTTACAGCATATCTGCTGCAACAGCAAGGTCATGAAGTGGTGGCTTTGTTTATGAGAAACTGGAACGATGCTTCGGTAACGCTGGAAGATGAATGTCCGTGGATCGAGGACAGCAATGATGCCTTAATGGTGGCTCAAAAACTTGGAATTCCGTTTCAGGTGATTGATATGAGCGATCTGTACAAGGAAAGAATCGTGGATTATATGTTCGATGAATATCAGAAAGGAAGAACCCCGAATCCTGATGTTCTGTGTAACAGAGAAGTAAAATTCGATGTTTTTATGAAAACGGCAATGTCTCTGGGTGCAGATAAAGTGGCAACCGGACATTACGCAAGAGTAGATTCAACGATTGATGAAAACGGAAAGGAAATTTTCCATCTTCTTGCCGGAAAAGACAACAATAAAGATCAGTCCTACTTCTTATGCCAGTTAAGTCAGGATCAGTTGTCCAAAGCATTATTTCCGATTGGGGAACTTACAAAACCCCAGGTTAGGGAAATAGCCAAAGAAATCGGTTTGGTAACGGCAGATAAAAAAGATTCTCAGGGATTGTGCTTTATCGGAAAAGTAAGTTTACCGCAGTTTTTACAGCAGCAATTGATTCCAAAAGAAGGCGAAATCATAGAAATTTTCAAAGATTCTCCCCTCTTTGCTGAAGAAATACCTGAATTTTCGTCAAAACAGGAAGAATTAGAATATCTCAGCCGAAAAATCAATTACAAAAAGACAGACGGTAAAGTCATCGGAAAACATCAGGGAGCTCAGTTTTTCACGATCGGACAAAGCAAAGGACTTGGAATCGGCGGACATAAAGAAAGCTGTTTTATCATCTCCAGAGACATGGAAAACAATATTCTTTTCGTGGGAGAAGGACATCAGTTTCCGGGACTGCTTAAAAGAGCCTTAAAAATTGATAATTCTGAACTGCACTGGGTTCGTGAAGATCTGAGACTGAAAAACGGAGAATCGATGGAAGTAATGGCAAGATTCAGATACAGACAGCCATTGCAGAAAGCAACTTTATATCAGTTTGAAGAAGGATTCTATGTGGAATTTGAAGAAGCGCAGTCTGCCATTGCAGAAGGGCAGTTTGCATCGTGGTACATTGGCGAAGAGCTGATCGGAAGCGGAGTTATTTCGTAA
- a CDS encoding glycine-rich domain-containing protein produces METKMVLQNDPLWNRLQEFSLDESAADFPFSKKLAKEENWTETFTRKAIDEYKKFAYLCCKLPNGASPSEIIDKVWHMHLIYTQNYWEEFCPEVLQQKLHHQPSKGGESENEKHKSWFTETLENYEKIFEQEPPKDIWNPVQIPSKKRKISPFLKIFILLSISLVIYSCMENNNGGWGIFLTVIFVFVLIVMIIKAFSTNNESNKDNKDNGSDGGFFYTCGSDSSHGDGGSGCGSSCGSSCGSGCGGCGGGGD; encoded by the coding sequence ATGGAAACAAAAATGGTATTACAAAACGATCCTCTCTGGAACAGGCTTCAGGAATTCTCATTAGATGAATCTGCTGCCGATTTTCCTTTCTCAAAGAAACTGGCAAAAGAAGAAAACTGGACAGAAACATTTACCCGAAAAGCAATTGATGAATACAAAAAATTCGCTTATCTCTGCTGTAAACTTCCAAATGGTGCTTCGCCAAGCGAAATTATAGACAAAGTATGGCATATGCATCTCATTTACACGCAAAACTACTGGGAAGAATTCTGTCCCGAAGTTTTGCAGCAGAAACTGCATCATCAACCTTCAAAAGGAGGAGAAAGCGAAAATGAAAAACACAAAAGCTGGTTCACGGAAACGTTAGAAAATTATGAGAAAATATTTGAGCAGGAACCTCCGAAAGACATCTGGAATCCGGTTCAAATTCCTTCGAAAAAGAGAAAAATATCTCCTTTTCTTAAAATTTTTATTCTTTTAAGCATTTCTTTGGTGATTTATTCCTGTATGGAAAACAATAACGGAGGTTGGGGAATATTCCTGACTGTTATTTTCGTCTTCGTGCTGATCGTAATGATTATAAAAGCATTCAGTACAAATAACGAATCCAATAAAGACAATAAAGATAACGGAAGCGACGGAGGATTTTTTTACACCTGCGGAAGCGACAGTTCTCACGGTGACGGAGGTTCCGGTTGTGGTAGTTCCTGTGGCAGCAGTTGCGGAAGCGGATGCGGTGGCTGCGGAGGTGGAGGAGATTAA